TAAAATTATACCCGGTACCTATATAGGGCAGAATACCGGTAGGTTTTACCAGCGATTGCGCCAGAAACCGCGGATTATAAAATGCAATAAAATTGTTGTGCATGGCATCGTCAAAAGCTGACCAGGCTGAGCCAACCGGAACATATCTTTTATTGCTGCCCTTATTAGAAGCAATTACCACGAGCCAGTTCTCATTAGTATAATTGGGCCTCGATTTCATCTGCGCCATCAACTGTCCAATATATCCATCTACTTTTTTAACGGCCGCAGCATACAACGGCTCCGCAGCACTGTACCCGTTGGTTAGCCCCGCAGCGTCCACACCGCCAAACTGTACCACCAGCAGCTCCTGTGTGCCGTCTTTTACTAGAGCTGTTGCTTTCGTATTCGCTGCATCATCGTTGCCCGGAAAAACAAAATTGTCTGAAGCGTCCTTCATCAATGCATTGCTTAATGAAGGATCCGTTGCCACCGCAACAGTTTTTAACCGGTTAGCAAGGGATTTTATCCTGCTGAAAAGAGAAGGATATTGCGCAAGGTTATTGGGTGCATCAAAGGAGGTTCGCACCTGGTGTTTATCGCTTTTTACGCCCGTTAACAGGTTGGCCCATCCGTATGCATTGGAAACACTGTCATCGGCCTGACTATTGATACCATTAAAGGAATAAATCGAGTTACTGATAACAGAACTGATCACCGGTGGGTTAACCGCCTTGAGTTGTTCACCTACCAGGCCGTCCACCATCACAAAAAGCACCTTATTGACTTTTTGCGCTGGCGGATCGTTTTCATCGGAACTTTTTAACTGGTTATCAAAGGATTTATTACAGCCCGATAACAGAAAAAAACAAAAGATCCCGGCGCCTAATTTCAATATTGTTTTCTGTAAATGCATTCTTTTGTTAGTTTTTAAAATTCAATTTCAAAAAGTTTCCAACCTCAAGGTTATCAAACCGGTCAAATAGTCCCATCAGGAATAATGTAGGCAAACCAGTAGAGGAGGCTACTTCCAGCACATTGTTAACCCCTCCTCTGAACAAACCAAAGTTATTGAAGCCGGCGGCCAGGTCTCCGTTAGGATTTAAAATGGCCAGGCCCGGACGCACCTGTCCTCCGTAGTGCGTGAACGACCCGGAAACGACGATAAAATTGTGATGATTGATCTGCGCCGCAAAATTTACAATTCCGCCTTCAATTGCTTTGAATTTAAAGCTATTGTCAATACTGCCATCGGCATTGATCATTACCACTCCGTTTGCCGGTACACCATTATACTTACCGAAAGTACCGGCCAGCAAAATCTTCCCTGTATTTGCATTATAACGTATGGTATTGATAATACCGTCTGCTCCGCCGAGATTGCTGAAATTGGTGTTTACACTGCCGTCGTTTAGACTTAACCGCACAATACGATTGGCCGCTGTGCCGTTATAGGAGGTGAAGTTGCCCACCATAATAATATCACCATTGGGCAGTTGAATGGCATCCAGGATCTTTCCGTTAGGACCGGTTCTGCCTCTTTTTGTTGCATAATCGTAGTTAAACGTAGAATCATACGTACCGTCCGAAAATATTTTAAACGCACCGGGAGCCAGTATATTGTCAAAATAAGGACTGCTTTTGGTGGAATTATCGTAGAATACAGACATATACCCTTCAAAATTGCCCACCACGATGAGCTTTTGATCATTGGTTTCAAATACCCGCAACACCTCACCTCCGCTAACGCCGGCGTTCAAAGCAGAAACCGTATCTTTTCCGGCGGAAGGATCATTTACCGGATCAGGATTTACGACATCTACCACTTTTGTTTGCAGGGTTCCGGTACTGCTAAGCAGCGCCAGCCCGTTCACATTAGGAACGGTATCAAAGGCAGAAAAACCACCTGCCAGAATGTATTCCCCGGTACTTAATTTTTTTAGGAAATTGACGTTTCCCTGGATGGCTCCAGAAAGTGTGTGATTACCGATACTTCCGGAAATAGCTCCGTTGGTATTGATGGGAACAATACCCCTGATCGGCACCTGTGTGGTACCCACACCAGCATAATTTGTAAAAAGCCCATAAAGGTAGAGACTGTTATTGTTGATCTGCTCCAGGCCCAGCAGGGGTCCGTTTGACCGCGACCCCGATACCGAAAAGGATGGATCTATTTCAACATCTCCAAGAATAGTGATGGAAGGACCAAATATGTAATTCCCATCGATCAATATAGAAGCATTCCCGGATATGGCGGTAGCAGGTACCTTAACGGTAACGGTATTATCCGTTACTGCTGTTATCTCCGCCTCTACATTGCTGATAAAAAACTTGAATTTTCCCGTTTTCTCTTTCAGGCCGGCTATCTGGTAGGTAACGGATGTACCCGCATTAGCCCGTGCCGGAACCGGCCTGTCCGTCCCAAATTTATATGCAGGCTCCTCTCCCGGTGGATAAGGAGGATCTCCCAGCTTCACATCCTTCTTGCAGCTTCCCACGATTATGGCAACAAAGCAGATCAGGAAACTTATCTGTCTTAATCTCATTTTTATCTGTTTTCTGGTTGTTAGTTGTTAAAGTAAGCTACATCGTTAGCAAATTCCGTATCCGAAAAACCAAAGTCATGCCCCACAATTCCTACCAGGTGTACATATCCGTTTACGGGTTTTATATTTACGGAAGAAACATTGGCTGTTCGCCAGGTACCCACGTCCCTGGGAGTAAACGGGCTGGTAAGGTAGGAAATCGTTAACACCCTTGCCCCCGCATATTTAATAACATTATACTCATTGGGATTATCCTTACGGGGCAATAGCACATCCTGATAAACTGCGCCAATATTCATTGACACGCCGCCTGCAGATTGGTACATCTGCCCGGCATACGTGTTAATGTTAGCAAAATCGATCTGGCTGAAATCATTCAGGGACTTTACAAAACTGAACAGATATTTGGAAAGATGCTTTTTCCAGATTGCCGGAGCTATTTCTTCCAACCGGGTAATCCGGGGCTTTCCGATACGGTCCAATTGCTCATTGGCCTTTCTGAGCGCGGAGCGGATGGAGGAGTCTGCCGGGGCAAAAAAGGTAATATTATTGGCGCTAAACTGCTGCTCCATCCCCGCCAGCCGGATCACTTTCACCAATGAGTCAAAATACTGAGGTTTGGATTGAAGGTACTGCAATGCTGTACCGTTAAAAGTTCCGGCATGCTTACCGGTATCTTCAAAATAATCCTTTTTGCCACAAGCCATAGTCAGCAGCAATGAAACGAAAATGGCCAGTTGAATTCTATTCTTGTTCATAATCAAAATCATTTATTGCCAGTAAGTATTCAATGTGAGATAGGGGTTATTAGTAGTTGCGTTTTTATTGATGGGCCAGGTCCAGCAACCGTTTAAAAACTGCGACAAGGTAGCCGTATACCCGTAGGGATTGTTCAGTATCCGCTTGGTTCTTACCAGGTCGAACCACCAGTGGCCTTCACCCATAAGTTCACGGCACCGCTCCAGGTAGATCTGGTCTTTTAGCTTCTGTCCTTCTCCATCCAGTTCCGGCGCTCCGGCGCGGGCCCGTACCAGGCCGGTAATACGTTTCGCCTCAGCATCCTCTCCCAGTTCAGCAAGGGCTTCACCATAAAGCAGGATGGCATCAGAATAACGAAAAACCGTTTGACTGGCATCAAATGCAGCATTATCGGGACTATTTTCATCCACGCTGATCAGGAATTTTTTAATATAGAAGGTATAGTTCTCATTGTACATGGTCCCTGCGTCATACCAAACCGATTTCCTGTTGTCGTTGATATTTTGAGGGTATATATCCTCCATAAACTTTTTTGTGTAAAAAATATACGGGTAACTGGAGCTTGTAAAATTTTGAATGGGTTTCTTGGTATGGTCATAATAGGTGCCCCAGCCAAATGATTCGTTATAGTTTTTGTTCTGTGGAATTTCGAATAATCCTTCTTTAGACCGGCCCTTAAAAATTTCAGGAGTGCGTGAAAGCGGCAGCAGCTGATAGTTGCCCCCATTCTGTTCTACCAGTTCTTTACCATATTTTACCACTTCCTGGTAATAGCCGGGTGCATTCGCACCATCAAAAGCGGCCAGCCACATATTCATATGCATCAGCAAGGCCAGTGCAGACCCTCTCATGGCTCTTACAGCAACATAAACCGGGTTTTCATAGGTCCAGGGCAGATCCTGGTACACCGCATTCATATCGGCCACACAGTTTTTCAATACCTGTACCATTTTTGTTCTGGGTAGGGCTTCGGTCGTATAGGGCTTGGTATAATAAATGACATCGCCCCACTGGCGTACCATTAAAAAATATACAAAATTTCGGAGAAATACGGCTTCGGCTATATACTGTTTTTTAGCGGTTCCACCCAGGGTTGCATCCGGTACATCCGGAATACGGTCCACGGCGATATTAGCAGATCCGATCACTTTGTAAAACTGGTCCCAAACTGAAAAACGAGTCATATTCCATATCCCATACCAATATCCATTGGGGTTGGAGAAAAACGCCCTCAAATCGTTATTTTTTAACCAATCGATATAAGTACGGTCCCAGTTCGTGTTCCGGATCACCGGCGCGCCGCGCAGGTCGCCTTCAAAAAGAAAATAAGGAAACTCACCATCACCGGCGCCGGCTGTCAGATCAGGACGGGTAATGCTTTCCCGCAGTAATTCATAGTTACCGTTTGTAAAGGCTTCTACATCGGCTTTTGTCCTCCAAAAATTGTTACCCGATAAATTACTGGGCGGATCAATATTTAAAAACTTTTTACAACCGGTCAGCAAGGTAACCAGGATCAGCAGGCGCAGTATATTTGAAAAAGATAGTTTCATCGTTCTGAAAATTTAGAATTGTACACTTAAACCCAGCGAATACCCCCTGGCATTAGGATAACCGCCGGAAACATCCCGTCCCAGGCTGGTTACACTCTCGGGGTTCATACCACTGTATTTAGAAAATGTATATACGTTATTTACACTCGCTTTTAGCTCCAGCTGGGTCATGCCATAGCGGGCTATGAGTTGGCGGTTGAAGCGATACCTTAAGGAGATTACATTAATCTTTACATAAGATCCATCCTCCATAAACAGCGTTTGGTTGGAACGCAGGGTACCCATGGCATTGCCCCGTATATAGTCAAACGGATTGGGATATACAGCGCCGGCCATTCCATTCTCCAGGTTGCCATTTATCGGCGTCCAGTAGTTGAGGTCATCAATCGGCTGGTATGCAGATGAAGTAGTCGGGTTCATATATGCCGCAATACGTTTGGCCAATACCAGGTTAATAATATCCCGTTTTAACGTGGCGGTTACCGTCATATCCAGGAAGAAATTTTTATACTGAACCGAGGGACTAAAGCCGGCAGTGTATAGGGGAATGGGGTTCCCTACCGGTACCAGGTCGTTGTCATCAATGATATAGTCTCCGTTCACATCTACCCAAATCGGATCCCCGGCGTTAAAAAAGTACGTGCCGGTATTACCGTATTGCAGACGCAGACCGGTACGGGGGTTCACCGGTACATCTGCCACGCTTGCATAAACACCTTTGTTTACCAACATAAGATTGGTAAATGTATTTCGTCCTACACGCTGCACTACGGGCACACTAATATTGGCGTCGTTCTTAAATTGGGTTTGCTCTCTTAAACCGCCGGGCAGGGCCACCAGCGTACCTTTATCGTAGGAGAAGTTAAAGTTGAGAAAGGCCCTCCAGTCATTACGTTGATAAACCGTGGTATTTAAAGTAAACTCCACACCACGATTGACTACGGAGGCCCCGTTTACTTTGTATTTTCCAAAAGCTGTGGAGGATGTTAAAGATTTTTCAACCACCTGGTTGTCGGTGGTTTTATAATATCCTTCCAGCGTAATATTTACTTTGTTATTGAACATCGACAGGTCAATACCCATATTGGTAGTAGTGGTAACCTGTGGCACAAAATCGACATTAGGTACGCTTCCAAAATCAAAATGTACGGTTGGGTTATTGTTGTAGTAGCCTCCTACCGTATATTTTCCGTATACGTCAAAGATGTTTCCTACCGGGATGATGGATTTACCCCAGCTTCCGCGAATTGAACCTTCATTCAGCCACTTTACACCCTGAAGCCATTTTTCTTTTGCGAAGTTCCAGCGGGCGGAAACGCCGGGACTGTGAGAATATCCCGATGCCGGGCCGTTAACGGAGGTAACATCCGTACGATATTGCAAGTCCAGCACATATTTTCTTTTATAATTGTAGCTGAACAGTCCTCCAAAGGCTACCGATCGTTCATCTTTAATTAGTGCAATATCAGCCTGATCATAGGTTCCACCCGAGCTCAACATCCAGTAACCTCCCAGGGGACCTTGTAACTGATCGTTTGCAAAGCCGCCTACTTGCAAGGCTTCCGCCCGAAATTTGGTGGATCTTAATTCGTTGAACGCCGAAACATTAAACGTGTTATCGCCCAGTTCTTTGGTATATTGCAATTGAGCCAGATTGTAGATCTCTGTATTTTTATCATCCAGCATTTTCAGGTAAGAGGAGTTTCCCGAAAGCCAGGCCGGAGTAAACCCGGTATTATTGTTGGTATTATAGTTATAGCTTAATGCATTGCTCAACCGCAGTCCTTTTAGAAACTCATATTCCAGCTTGATGTTTCCCTGTATCTGGTTGGCTTTATTGATATTATTTTTACGGTCATCATCCAATAATACACTATTACCGGAATATAAAGACGGAGGTGGTAATAAAGAGGAGGTACTTGCACCCTTTGCAACCCCGGTCTGTAGTGCGCCTTCTCCGCTTCCGTTTCCTTTGAAACCCATCCCGCCTAATATGCTGGCCGTAAGCCGGAATTGTTGCACCGGTTGATATACCGCCTGCATGCTCAATGTGTACCGCTCGAAATCCGTATTTTTAATAATCCCGCCTTCCTTGTAATATCCGATATTCGTTTTATACGAGAACGTATTATCGCCACCAGAGATCTGCAGGTTGTGCTGATGGTTGAGTGTGGCCCGATAAAAATAGTCCTGCCAGTTGGTGGAGTTATTATAATAGGGATTGAGGCTATCGGACAGCATCAGATTGCTGTTGATATTGGCCTTTATGATTTCTATGTTTGTAGTATCATAGTTCAACATCGTATTGATACGCATCAACCGTTCATCCATTCCCCCCAGGGTTCTTAACAAAGTGGGTGGTTTGCGGGCAAACATATCTACCCGGTAGCTAACGATGGGCACCTTGGACCGCCCGCGTTTGGTCGTAATAATCACTACTCCATACGCGCCACGGGAGCCATAAAGCGATATAGCCGCAGCATCCTTCAGGAAGTCAAACGATTCAATATCTTCCGGCGGAATCAGCGACAGCGGGTTGATGTTATCCGGGCCGGATTGGGTACCGTAGGAATAATTGCTGTTGATATCTACCGGGATCCCGTCTATTACAAACAGGGGCGAAGTTGGAGTAATATAACCGCTGCTGCTCATACTGATGGTTGATACCCCGCGCACATTGATGGTACCAATAGAACCCGGAGAACCAGTGTTGTTTTGAATATTGACCCCAGCCACTCTTCCCTGCAACAACTCCATAACATTTGAAACCGGTGCCGACTGCACGACTTCGCCACTAATCCGTACTGTGGAACCCGTGGCAAGCTCCTTTTTCCGTTGTGAAAAAGCCTGCACTACGACCTCCTGCTCGCTGGTGCTTTTGGACTTCATTTCAATTTCAATACCAGAAGAACGGGAAATCGTATGCGTTTTGGTTTCATAACCCACCATCGTTACCGAAATAACGGATCCCAATGGAACATCTATTGTAAAATTACCGGCACTGTCCGTTTGTGTAAGCGTCCTGTTGGGTTTTGTCAGCGCAACCGTGGCTCCGGAAAGTCCATTCCGGCTGGCAGCATCCAATATGGTTCCTTTTATGGTGATCGCATTCTGTGACCAGGATTGTGGAGCAGCCCCAACCAGAACGCACATCATTAAAAACATCCTAACGGATCGATATATCCTCATCTGAATTAGTTTTGAATCATTAATCATTAGTAAAGCGTGGGTTATCGTTTACAAACTTGAAAACAATCTCCCAGTTGCCTGGCTCAAAAATGCGAAAATCCAGTCCCAGGTAGTTCTCCCTGGTTTCTCCACCTACAACCGTTCTGAAATAGGAAAAACGCAGGGTTGCCATTTCGCCGCTGGATGTGGTATAAAGCGTTCTCAGTCTTGCAAGTGGTATTGGATAGGCCACATCATACGTAACGCCGGTGGCATTCTTTACCATGTTAAATCCATGCAGCAGCCCTGCCCAGTTTGTATTTGAAAACCGGTCGGGGTTTATAAACCGGTCCTGTTTATCAAGGAACCGAATGGTTAACTTATGCTCATTTTTCCCACCATCATCTACCTTTCTTATATACACGCGTACATCGGAAGCTGAAAGTGTTCTGCCGGTACTATCTCCTTTCATATTTACGGTGGAAGGAAATACATAGGCCCTTGTAGGCATTCCTGTAAGTTGATCGATATTGGTAGGTTCAAACGGAATTTCTTTCATCGGCATCAGTCGAAGCGCCTGAAAATAGCGGCGCCCACCGGAGTTGGAAACTTCAAGATCAAACAAATACCCCGAGTCTGGCTGCGAACGAAAGAGCCTGGAACTGGCTTCAGCCCAGAGCGTCAGGTCGCCGGAATGTTCTCCGATTTCGAATAGCTGATGATTTTCCTTTGTTCTTTTGTTTTCGATTTCCTGAAGAGAAGTTTCTTTTCCGGTATAGGCCTGTTTCCAAACAGTTACGGGTACTACCGTTTCCAACTCACGTGCGGCATCACCGCTTCTTCTCCGAAAGTTCAGAATTTTAAAGGTAGCAGGATAGGTAGTAGACTGTTTGGAAAAAATATCTTCGTAAGTAGTGGTACGCCCAAGCGTAGGACTAAAAACGGCCTGGTTGATATCTGACTCCGGCCCGATGTTCTCTCTTTCTTGTGGAATCAACCGCTTACAGGAAAGCAAGCTTATGGCTCCGGCTGCAAAAAGAAACCAACAGGTAAAACGGGGAAATTTCATATACTCTTCTTTTGAAATGATAAGCTATTTAATGCTGTTAACCTTTTGAATGAATCCAACGCCAAAACCAAAATCATGTGTCTCCGGTAAAATGTTCACACTTGCATTCTGTGTTTTAATATCAACAGTAACCGTATTTACGCTTACCCAGTTGCTGCTGAACTGAGACCCGTTTCTGTCACTAAACAATATGGACCTTGGACCACCGCCTAAAAAACCGGAAGCATTGGAAGAGGCAAATTGTATTTGCATGGCATACCCGTATAATACACAGGGTACCGCGTAGCCATCTGAAGCCCTCAATAGTTCCCGGCTGGGATAAATGCCCTTCAAAATATAGCGCGCGAGGTAGGTTTGCAATACCTGCTGATCTATACTGGAAAGATCCAGTGCTGACATTGCCGGCACAGAATCCTGTCGTGCGAGGTTAATATTGCGAAGGCTTAACACAAAGCTTTTGTTGGTAAGCGCAAATACTGTGACCGAATCTGACGTTAGAGCTTCCACCAGTTCCGGACAGCGATCCAACGCTTTCAATAAGGAGTCATAAACACCTTTGGGCTGGTCTTTTAGATACTGATACGTATTTCCCTTGTAGAGCCCAAGGTTGTTCTCGTATGTTACATACGAATGATCTGCCTTTGTACAGGAAAGGACAAAAAGCAACCCCAGCGCCCATAAATAAGTATATTTTAATTGCTGCATAACCGGCAGTTTTTAAGGATTATTTCCAGAATTCAGTTTGCGTAATTTTTGGATTTCTCTTCAGTACATCGTTTGACACCGGCCAATAAATGCCGCCATTGCCAGTCCAGGTAGTAAGCTGGTTATCGAAATGAAGCAATTTATTAAACCGGATCAGATCATACCAGAACCAACCTTCTCCCATCAGCTCCCTTGTTCTTTCGGTGAAAATCGCATACAGCAAATTCTCTTTATCGTTGACAAGCGCTATCGGAAGTCCACGTTGCAGGCGGATCTCATTCAACCCTAAAAAGGCTTGTTGGTTATTGCCCAATACCGCCATCGCTTCAGCTTTCAACAGTTTGATTTCTTCTAATCTTGTAAAAATGATGGAAGAATTAAATACCGCGAATTTCCCATTATTGAACTGACCTCCATCGATCACCCGTATTTTTTTAAATACCGGGATCTCCGCATTAAAGTTTTCAAAATATGCGGTGCGGTATTGAGGCGGAGAAACATCCTGATTGATGCTGAAGCGGTCGTCATCGGCTTCAAAGAAGATAGAAGTAATTCGTTCTTTGGGTACATATATATCAGGCAACTGTTTGGACATGGCAAAAGCAGTCGTATTTGCCAGCGTCAGATTTTCAATGTGCCCGTCAATGGTGGTCTCTCCGCGATCTTTGATGAAAGGGAATGCTACCAATTGCCGGTAATTGTCAAAGCCCCCCGCAAACAGTCCCTGGGGACTTACCAGATTATCGGTGGTAGTTAGGTACACATTCGCCTTGTCTGCGTTAGAGATCACAAAGTCTGTATACGTGGCTACGTCCAGATAGCTCCCCTGCCAGGCACTGATATGTGCCAGTATTGCATATGCAGCCAACCGGGTAAATGGAGCGTTCAACCAGAAGCCGCTGCCTCTGTCGTAATAGTTCGTCGGAAACTTAAACTCCAGGTCTTCACCAGAGTAGATAAAAGGAAGATCCTTAGCTACCGCTTCTAATTCTGCTTTTGCAAAAGACAACACATGTGCCTCACTGGTCCGGGCAATCTGTTCAAAGTTTTTACCTTCCCCGGAAGTAGTAATCAACGGTACATCGCCCCAGATACGCACCATCAGAAAATATGTAAATGCCCGCAGTGCCCTGGCCTGAGCAATATCCAGATCGTAATACGCCTCCGTATAACGCTGATCTTTTAAACAGCTTTCCAGGTTTTCGATAAGCACATTACAACTGTTTATAGCTGCATAAAATCGACGCCAGTCGGTAGCGTTTTGCACCAACGGATACGAGGCTTTCAGATTGCTTTCGATTACTGCTTTTAAATCCGGCCTCGTTACCGACCGGAAATTTCCCTTTCTGAGTTCTCCCCAAAGCCAGTAATTATTGCCTTCCGCGAGCGCTGTTCTTAAAAGGCCGTACATACCCATTACTCCGGATCGGGCATCTTCAAGAGATTTCCATTGGTTGGCTTGCGAAACAATACTGGTGGGTATCAGATCCAACTTCTTATTACAGGCGCTGAAACCAGATAGCAACATAAATGCAGCAAAAAGTCTGAAAGTATACCTTATTAAACGAGCTAACATACAGATTCTTTATTGAGAATTTTAGAAATCGAGTTTAACGCCAAAGGTGATGGTCCTTGGAAGTGGCAATGCCCGGCCGGAATAAATGCCATTATAGGTGGCCAGCTCCGGGTCATCGCCTTTGAAGGGAGTAAACGTTAAAAGATTCGTGCCGGTGAGATACAGCCGGAACATGCTAAATTTTCTAAGAAAACTTTTGCTGTTCAGATCATACGCAAGCGTGAGCGATCTAAGCTTTAAAAAGGAAGCTTTCTGAACAAATAGATCCTGATCGTTCCGATAAGCAATTACATCACTCCAGGGATTATACCGGGGATAGACCTTAAGATCCTCTTTTCGTTCCCAATAAGTGATTTCCTTTACAGCATTTAAGCTTTTTGTATAATCATTATTTACAAAATCCAGCCGGTTGGAAGCATATTGATTCATAACAGAACGTCCCAGAGCAAAGAAAAACTGGAAATCCATCGAGAGCTTACCATATTGCAGCTCACTGCCAAATCCGCCAAATTGTTTCGGCATATAATTCCCCTTTAAAACCTTATCATCCTCATTGATATTATAATCGCCGTTCTGATCTACCCATCTTGGATCACCGGCCTTTAACCCGATGCCCTGGAAGGTTAGTGTGCGCCCAGTAGAAGAATTTACGGGCACTTCTGAATCGGAGTTATAGATACCCGCGTTCTCATAAATCCAAAAGGCATCAACGGGCTTTCCTACTTCCAGTTTTGTATTTTCAATCTCCACGCTTTTCACGCCTCCGGGAAGCGCTTTCAGCCTATTTTGATTAAAGCTGATATTGCCATTAAACTTCCATTTTACCGGAGATGAAGCACTAAGCAAATTGGCTGTTATTACCAGATCCACGCCTTTATTATTAACAGTCAGTCCACTTTTATATTCGCCGGTATACCCCCACTCACTGGCAACGGGCATCAATATGAGGCCATTTTTATTGTCGCGATTATAGAAGTCTGCCCCCAGTTGCAAATTTTCGTTAAACAATTCCACACGAAAACCCAGGTTTAATTTATTGTAGTATGCCCATGGGATATCATAGCCAATCCATCCCGTGGTATACGGCCTGGCAATTGCAGGTACTCCAATATAAGTGCCCAGGGTGGGCTCCTGCGGCCACCCGATATATGAGGTATACACCGGGCCGGTGGAATATCTGTCATCCTGTATCGGGATGCCAACTTTTGCATAAGAGGCCTGAACAGATAACTTTGCGTTATCCAGGTTAAGTTGACGGCCAAGATTGTATTCCAACCCTGTGCTGTAGCCGGTGAACCACCGGTTGTTCGGCTGCATGGTTGAAGCGCCGTCTCTTCTTATCACAGCTGAAATTTTTAAAAGATCGCGATAATCATAAGATGCGTTCCCAAAGAAGGACGATATTGCCATTTGCTGCTTTGCTGGGAAATAATAAGTAATGAATTTTCCGTCAGCAGCATTTGGACCAAAGAGGTTGATTTTAATAAAATCATTAGGCCCGTTATATCCGTAAGCA
The sequence above is a segment of the Niabella agricola genome. Coding sequences within it:
- a CDS encoding LamG-like jellyroll fold domain-containing protein, which translates into the protein MHLQKTILKLGAGIFCFFLLSGCNKSFDNQLKSSDENDPPAQKVNKVLFVMVDGLVGEQLKAVNPPVISSVISNSIYSFNGINSQADDSVSNAYGWANLLTGVKSDKHQVRTSFDAPNNLAQYPSLFSRIKSLANRLKTVAVATDPSLSNALMKDASDNFVFPGNDDAANTKATALVKDGTQELLVVQFGGVDAAGLTNGYSAAEPLYAAAVKKVDGYIGQLMAQMKSRPNYTNENWLVVIASNKGSNKRYVPVGSAWSAFDDAMHNNFIAFYNPRFLAQSLVKPTGILPYIGTGYNFKIGTTNITNRRAVVTLPYSETAFAADKEFTIQCKVKVPAKAGYYYPGFFGFHDPANPGSIFFAYNINKAWFNLRYGTTSASITGAEDVTTEEKWHTFTGVTRITNGVRTTSLYVDGRLSGTPLNTTGRDFSTKSPFVAGMLNFNNNGDSWSPTRMNITDMRIYNTALSESYISNNFCRTDIPTTDPYYQNLLGFWKGDAVYFGLDGKSYLINEAPGAFGYPLVLTDPNPRGNVLSFNDVTAQVCPPVTPALYALVPASVDVAPFIYAWLGITPDAAWALDGKGWIPKYIDVEN
- a CDS encoding DUF5008 domain-containing protein; the encoded protein is MRLRQISFLICFVAIIVGSCKKDVKLGDPPYPPGEEPAYKFGTDRPVPARANAGTSVTYQIAGLKEKTGKFKFFISNVEAEITAVTDNTVTVKVPATAISGNASILIDGNYIFGPSITILGDVEIDPSFSVSGSRSNGPLLGLEQINNNSLYLYGLFTNYAGVGTTQVPIRGIVPINTNGAISGSIGNHTLSGAIQGNVNFLKKLSTGEYILAGGFSAFDTVPNVNGLALLSSTGTLQTKVVDVVNPDPVNDPSAGKDTVSALNAGVSGGEVLRVFETNDQKLIVVGNFEGYMSVFYDNSTKSSPYFDNILAPGAFKIFSDGTYDSTFNYDYATKRGRTGPNGKILDAIQLPNGDIIMVGNFTSYNGTAANRIVRLSLNDGSVNTNFSNLGGADGIINTIRYNANTGKILLAGTFGKYNGVPANGVVMINADGSIDNSFKFKAIEGGIVNFAAQINHHNFIVVSGSFTHYGGQVRPGLAILNPNGDLAAGFNNFGLFRGGVNNVLEVASSTGLPTLFLMGLFDRFDNLEVGNFLKLNFKN
- a CDS encoding RagB/SusD family nutrient uptake outer membrane protein, whose protein sequence is MKLSFSNILRLLILVTLLTGCKKFLNIDPPSNLSGNNFWRTKADVEAFTNGNYELLRESITRPDLTAGAGDGEFPYFLFEGDLRGAPVIRNTNWDRTYIDWLKNNDLRAFFSNPNGYWYGIWNMTRFSVWDQFYKVIGSANIAVDRIPDVPDATLGGTAKKQYIAEAVFLRNFVYFLMVRQWGDVIYYTKPYTTEALPRTKMVQVLKNCVADMNAVYQDLPWTYENPVYVAVRAMRGSALALLMHMNMWLAAFDGANAPGYYQEVVKYGKELVEQNGGNYQLLPLSRTPEIFKGRSKEGLFEIPQNKNYNESFGWGTYYDHTKKPIQNFTSSSYPYIFYTKKFMEDIYPQNINDNRKSVWYDAGTMYNENYTFYIKKFLISVDENSPDNAAFDASQTVFRYSDAILLYGEALAELGEDAEAKRITGLVRARAGAPELDGEGQKLKDQIYLERCRELMGEGHWWFDLVRTKRILNNPYGYTATLSQFLNGCWTWPINKNATTNNPYLTLNTYWQ
- a CDS encoding SusC/RagA family TonB-linked outer membrane protein, coding for MRIYRSVRMFLMMCVLVGAAPQSWSQNAITIKGTILDAASRNGLSGATVALTKPNRTLTQTDSAGNFTIDVPLGSVISVTMVGYETKTHTISRSSGIEIEMKSKSTSEQEVVVQAFSQRKKELATGSTVRISGEVVQSAPVSNVMELLQGRVAGVNIQNNTGSPGSIGTINVRGVSTISMSSSGYITPTSPLFVIDGIPVDINSNYSYGTQSGPDNINPLSLIPPEDIESFDFLKDAAAISLYGSRGAYGVVIITTKRGRSKVPIVSYRVDMFARKPPTLLRTLGGMDERLMRINTMLNYDTTNIEIIKANINSNLMLSDSLNPYYNNSTNWQDYFYRATLNHQHNLQISGGDNTFSYKTNIGYYKEGGIIKNTDFERYTLSMQAVYQPVQQFRLTASILGGMGFKGNGSGEGALQTGVAKGASTSSLLPPPSLYSGNSVLLDDDRKNNINKANQIQGNIKLEYEFLKGLRLSNALSYNYNTNNNTGFTPAWLSGNSSYLKMLDDKNTEIYNLAQLQYTKELGDNTFNVSAFNELRSTKFRAEALQVGGFANDQLQGPLGGYWMLSSGGTYDQADIALIKDERSVAFGGLFSYNYKRKYVLDLQYRTDVTSVNGPASGYSHSPGVSARWNFAKEKWLQGVKWLNEGSIRGSWGKSIIPVGNIFDVYGKYTVGGYYNNNPTVHFDFGSVPNVDFVPQVTTTTNMGIDLSMFNNKVNITLEGYYKTTDNQVVEKSLTSSTAFGKYKVNGASVVNRGVEFTLNTTVYQRNDWRAFLNFNFSYDKGTLVALPGGLREQTQFKNDANISVPVVQRVGRNTFTNLMLVNKGVYASVADVPVNPRTGLRLQYGNTGTYFFNAGDPIWVDVNGDYIIDDNDLVPVGNPIPLYTAGFSPSVQYKNFFLDMTVTATLKRDIINLVLAKRIAAYMNPTTSSAYQPIDDLNYWTPINGNLENGMAGAVYPNPFDYIRGNAMGTLRSNQTLFMEDGSYVKINVISLRYRFNRQLIARYGMTQLELKASVNNVYTFSKYSGMNPESVTSLGRDVSGGYPNARGYSLGLSVQF